A genomic region of Pyrus communis chromosome 14, drPyrComm1.1, whole genome shotgun sequence contains the following coding sequences:
- the LOC137714459 gene encoding copper-transporting ATPase HMA4-like — MVRLMRENNVQFGPEVDKYVSEHDNLARTLKPEAARVISYLHSINITSIMVTGDDWATVAASAMEVGVDKVYAETVPLGKADRIKELQLGLYNSYRGSMKGMAVVMMGDGINDSGYGCRNLGMAIGAGTDVAIEAAYSSDEEQLGRCSYSH; from the exons ATGGTGAGGCTCATGCGGGAAAATAATGTCCAGTTTGGTCCTGAGGTTGACAAGTATGTTTCGGAACATGATAATCTGGCTCGAACGT TGAAGCCAGAGGCTGCACGAGTCATCTCTTATCTTCACTCGATAAACATTACAAGCATCATGGTTACTGGTGATGACTGGGCTACAGTGGCAGCCAGTGCGATGGAGGTTGGCGTTGATAAGGTGTATGCTGAGACGGTTCCACTAGGAAAAGCTGATAGAATCAAAGAATTACAGTTAGGATTATATAATAGTTACAGGGGTAGT ATGAAAGGAATGGCAGTGGTAATGATGGGGGATGGAATTAATGACTCCGGCTATGGTTGCAGGAATCTTGGCATGGCAATTGGTGCTGGCACCGACGTAGCTATAGAAGCTGCTTATAGTTCTGATGAAGAGCAACTTGGAAGATGTAGTTACAGCCATTGA
- the LOC137714169 gene encoding probable LRR receptor-like serine/threonine-protein kinase At3g47570 codes for MKTTTIKERSRFLLAKMLSMIHCLCYIYMMIMANYFTAGALAIAHTNFNTDQSALLALKAHITSDPQNILTANWSSTSNSNICNWIGVTCGARHQRVTALNLSHMGLVGVIPPHLGNLSFLADLYLKNNFFNGPLPQELSRLHRLKRINFQYNNFTGTIPSWFGSFATLQKIGLDGNGFSGFIPAAIFNLSALEIIGLSMNQLSGSIPREIGNLTMLKGIYIDDNKFEELPNEMGSLDQLEVLHAESNALKGSALVPVLNISSLTTLDLYGNNMSGSLPDNICEHLPSIREFHLGKNQFDGLIPSKLWQCKELRVLVLEVNNFRGSVPKSIGNLTYLTEIYLADNNLTGTIPDEIGDLSQLQILALNENNLNGVIPSKLFNLSMIRVIGLSFNQLSGSLPANIGLTFPNLEMLNVAENNLVPGPLPNLSNASKLKVLDMNTNSFTGFLPSTLCSLKNLIFLGLFSNSLTIDASTPQAASTLSCLFNLRNLIYLDLGANPLNTTIPASRGNLSTSLRYVDISSSNIRGNIPIDIGNLSSLIILSLPNNQLSGAIPGSIQRLQNLQGLYLYNNELRGHIPYELCQLNNLADLNLGGNRLFGSIPSCLWELKYILHLNLSSNSLVGPLSEDLGKLRDLVDMDLSNNHFSGIIPDSIGGLQNMINLSLANNYLEGPIPSSFKTLLSLEFLDLSKNNLSGVIPKSLEALLYLKHLNLSFNKLQGEIPTGGPFGNFSADSFISNGALCGASRLRVPLCKNRTKVKPNWRKAKYIISGVISVILLAAATLILILCKKRNVEVVRETASLHQVLWRRVSRLELVRATNGFHESNLLGTGGFGSVYRGTLSDGIDIAVKVFNLQLEGAFKSFDRECEMLSNIRHRNLIKIISCCDELDFKALILQLMPNGSLKKWLYSPNHSMNILQRLDIMKDVALALEYLHHGYSIPIVHCDVKPSNILLDDDMVAHVADFGIARLIGCGDLMTETMTLATVGYMAPEFGMEGSISTRGDVYSFGIVLMETFTKRKPTDEMFVGEMDLKQWIADSLFPDAAIGEVVDVDILGVEEDGDFVSRRDCLSSVMRLALACSAALPGERINMKDAAITLTKIKTKYLKDCGGVNS; via the exons ATGAAAACTACTACAATTAAGGAGAGAAGTCGTTTCCTACTAGCAAAAATGTTGTCGATGATACACTGCTTGTGTTATATCTATATGATGATTATGGCTAATTACTTTACTGCAGGTGCATTAGCAAtagctcataccaatttcaacaCAGATCAGTCTGCGCTTCTTGCTCTCAAAGCTCACATCACTAGTGACCCTCAAAACATCTTGACCGCCAACTGGTCCTCTACCTCCAATTCCAACATTTGCAACTGGATTGGCGTTACCTGCGGTGCTCGCCACCAGAGAGTCACGGCCTTAAATCTCTCGCACATGGGTCTTGTCGGAGTTATTCCTCCGCATCTTGGCAACCTCTCATTTCTCGCTGATTTGTACCttaagaataatttttttaatggtcCCCTACCCCAAGAATTGTCTCGTTTGCACCGGTTGAAGAGGATTAACTTTCAATACAACAACTTCACGGGAACCATTCCTTCGTGGTTTGGGTCCTTCGCTACACTTCAAAAGATCGGATTGGACGGTAATGGCTTCTCTGGTTTCATACCCGCTGCTATCTTCAACTTATCTGCACTCGAAATAATTGGTTTGAGCATGAACCAACTATCAG GTAGCATACCCAGAGAAATAGGCAACTTAACAATGCTGAAGGGCATATACATTGACGACAACAAGTTCGAAG AACTTCCAAACGAGATGGGCAGTTTAGATCAGTTGGAGGTGTTGCATGCGGAGTCTAATGCCCTAAAAGGCTCTGCTCTTGTGCCTGTCCTCAACATATCttctttgactactttggatcTATACGGAAACAACATGAGTGGCAGCCTTCCGGACAATATATGTGAGCATCTTCCGAGTATTCGAGAGTTTCATTTGGGTAAAAACCAGTTTGACGGTCTGATTCCCTCCAAACTGTGGCAATGCAAGGAGCTTCGTGTATTGGTATTAGAGGTTAACAATTTTCGTGGAAGCGTACCCAAAAGTATTGGCAATTTGACCTACTTAACCGAGATTTATCTTGCTGACAATAATTTAACAG GTACAATACCAGATGAGATTGGTGATCTTTCGCAGTTACAGATTTTGGCACTGAATGAAAATAATCTCAATGGCGTCATCCCATCCAAACTCTTCAATCTCTCCATGATAAGAGTAATAGGGCTTTCTTTTAATCAGCTCTCAGGTAGCCTCCCAGCAAACATTGGTCTTACCTTTCCAAACCTAGAAATGCTTAATGTAGCCGAAAATAACCTTGTGCCCGGACCACTCCCTAACCTCTCCAATGCTTCCAAGCTCAAGGTGCTAGACATGAACACAAACTCATTTACTGGGTTTCTTCCTAGCACGCTATGTTCCTTGAAAAACCTCATTTTTCTTGGCTTGTTCTCGAATAGTTTGACAATTGATGCTTCTACTCCACAAGCAGCAAGCACTCTCTCTTGCTTGTTTAATCTTAGAAATTTGATATACTTAGACTTGGGAGCCAATCCACTTAACACCACGATTCCAGCTTCTCGTGGGAATCTCTCTACATCACTCCGATATGTTGATATAAGCAGTTCCAACATCAGGGGTAACATTCCAATTGATATTGGCAACTTGAGCAGCTTGATAATATTAAGCCTGCCAAACAATCAGTTGAGTGGAGCAATTCCAGGTTCAATTCAAAGGCTACAAAATCTCCAAGGTTTGTATTTGTACAATAACGAACTACGAGGACATATCCCGTATGAACTCTGTCAACTAAACAATCTAGCCGATTTAAATTTGGGTGGTAATCGGCTCTTTGGTTCTATTCCTTCCTG CTTGTGGGAACTCAAGTATATATTGCACCTAAACTTGTCTTCCAATTCTCTGGTTGGACCACTCTCAGAAGACCTCGGAAAGTTGAGAGATTTGGTGGATATGGATTTATCAAATAACCATTTCTCTGGAATCATTCCCGATAGCATTGGTGGTCttcaaaatatgattaatttgtCCTTGGCAAACAATTATTTAGAAGGCCCAATTCCCAGTTCATTTAAAACCTTGCTAAGCCTAGAATTCTTGGATTTGTCCAAAAATAATCTATCTGGAGTGATCCCAAAATCATTGGAAGCACTCTTGTATCTCAAGCATCTGAATTTGTCTTTCAACAAACTCCAAGGAGAAATTCCAACTGGCGGGCCTTTCGGAAACTTCTCTGCTGATTCATTTATATCAAACGGCGCACTCTGCGGTGCTTCCCGACTCCGTGTTCCACTgtgcaaaaatagaacaaaagttAAGCCAAATTGGAGGAAAGCAAAATATATCATCTCAGGGGTCATATCAGTGATACTCCTAGCGGCTGCTACATTGATTCTGATACTATGCAAGAAAAGGAATGTCGAAGTTGTTAGAGAAACTGCCTCGCTACATCAAGTTCTTTGGAGACGAGTTTCGCGCCTAGAACTTGTAAGGGCAACAAATGGATTTCATGAAAGTAACTTGCTAGGCACGGGGGGTTTTGGCTCAGTCTACAGAGGAACACTTTCAGACGGGATAGATATCGCCGTCAAGGTTTTCAATTTACAGCTAGAAGGGGCATTCAAGAGTTTTGATAGGGAATGTGAAATGCTAAGCAATATTCGTCACCGGAATCTTATTAAAATCATAAGTTGCTGCGATGAACTTGATTTCAAAGCCCTGATACTTCAATTGATGCCTAATGGAAGCCTCAAAAAGTGGTTGTATTCTCCAAACCACTCCATGAATATCCTGCAGAGGCTAGACATAATGAAAGATGTTGCATTGGCACTAGAATATCTTCATCATGGTTACTCGATACCTATCGTTCATTGTGATGTGAAACCAAGCAATATACTACTAGATGATGATATGGTTGCACATGTTGCTGATTTTGGCATTGCAAGACTCATCGGCTGTGGAGATTTGATGACAGAAACCATGACCCTAGCCACAGTTGGCTATATGGCTCCAG AGTTTGGGATGGAAGGAAGCATTTCGACAAGAGGGGATGTGTATAGTTTTGGTATTGTACTCATGGAGACATTCACAAAAAGGAAGCCAACAGACGAGATGTTTGTCGGGGAAATGGATTTAAAGCAATGGATTGCAGATTCATTATTTCCAGATGCTGCAATAGGTGAAGTTGTGGATGTCGATATACTTGGGGTGGAAGAAGATGGTGATTTCGTGAGCAGGAGGGATTGCTTATCATCCGTTATGAGATTAGCTTTAGCTTGCTCTGCAGCATTGCCGGGAGAGAGGATTAACATGAAAGATGCCGCAATCACACTCACCAAAATCAAGACTAAGTATTTGAAGGACTGTGGAGGAGTGAACTCTTAG